In Brucella melitensis bv. 1 str. 16M, a genomic segment contains:
- a CDS encoding TerB family tellurite resistance protein — translation MSESIFERISPFLSKKNAVQRVAEDPALASELLLLLHVVVADGNQHPAEIAAFKEIAANNFGIPPEELPEVAEYLKDFGYETTTKQAANMLAEMAPERRLALLSDLMKIACSDHRLDRSETTMIQRIANTLGIKPEELHKVRQASSCG, via the coding sequence ATGAGCGAGAGCATTTTTGAGCGGATTTCCCCTTTTCTCAGCAAGAAAAATGCGGTGCAGCGCGTGGCTGAGGATCCGGCACTCGCCTCCGAATTGCTTTTGCTGTTGCATGTGGTGGTGGCCGACGGCAACCAGCACCCGGCGGAAATTGCGGCTTTCAAGGAAATTGCGGCGAACAATTTTGGTATTCCACCGGAAGAACTTCCCGAAGTTGCCGAATATCTCAAGGATTTCGGCTATGAGACAACCACGAAACAGGCGGCCAACATGCTGGCCGAAATGGCCCCGGAGCGCCGTCTTGCGCTGTTGAGCGATCTTATGAAAATTGCCTGTTCGGATCACCGTCTGGATCGTTCGGAAACCACGATGATCCAGCGTATTGCCAACACGCTGGGCATCAAGCCGGAAGAACTGCATAAGGTGCGGCAGGCGTCGTCTTGTGGCTGA
- a CDS encoding cobalamin biosynthesis protein produces the protein MADPKFYLGMGCSSAVTYDELLPLAEEALTKGGCSRPDGIATLSTKRGNPAWVQLAVHYGCELRFFDASRLEDETPRLNSPSQETFKAVGCHGVAEAAALAAAGPNGHLVVGKIASARSTAALAMVPTFPL, from the coding sequence GTGGCTGATCCGAAATTCTATCTTGGAATGGGGTGCTCGTCGGCTGTCACTTATGATGAGCTTCTGCCCCTTGCCGAAGAGGCCCTGACAAAAGGCGGGTGTTCGCGACCTGATGGTATCGCAACACTGAGCACCAAACGTGGCAATCCTGCATGGGTGCAGCTTGCGGTCCATTATGGCTGCGAATTGCGGTTCTTCGACGCTTCACGGCTTGAAGATGAAACGCCGCGGCTAAACAGCCCCTCTCAGGAAACTTTTAAAGCCGTTGGGTGCCATGGCGTGGCGGAGGCGGCTGCGCTGGCTGCCGCAGGCCCGAACGGCCATCTGGTGGTTGGGAAAATCGCATCGGCCCGGTCCACCGCCGCCCTGGCGATGGTTCCAACGTTTCCGTTATAA